In Pseudomonas sp. DNDY-54, a genomic segment contains:
- a CDS encoding aldehyde dehydrogenase family protein, giving the protein MRYAHPGSEGAVVSFKSRYGNFINGEFVEPVNGQYFTNLSPVNGQPIAEFPRSDAADIDKALDAAHAAADAWGKTSVQARSLVLLQIADRIEQNLEMLAITETWDNGKAVRETLNADIPLAADHFRYFAGCIRAQEGTAAEIDEHTAAYHFHEPLGVVGQIIPWNFPILMAAWKLAPALAAGNCVVLKPAEQTPLGIAVLMEVIGDLLPPGVLNIVQGYGREAGEALASSKRIAKIAFTGSTPVGSHIMKRAAESIIPSTVELGGKSPNIYFEDIMQAEPTFIEKAAEGLVLGFFNQGEVCTCPSRALVQESIYGPFMEAVMKKVSQIKRGDPLDTDTMVGAQASQQQFDKIMSYLEIAKQEGAEVLTGGAAEKLEGSLATGYYIQPTLLRGTNKMRVFQEEIFGPVIGVTTFKDEAEALAIANDTEYGLGAGVWTRDINRAYRMGRAIKAGRVWTNCYHLYPAHAAFGGYKKSGVGRETHKMILDSYQQTKNLLISYDINPLGFF; this is encoded by the coding sequence ATGCGTTACGCCCATCCCGGCAGCGAAGGCGCTGTCGTTTCCTTCAAGTCCCGTTACGGCAACTTCATCAACGGCGAGTTCGTCGAGCCGGTCAACGGCCAGTACTTCACCAACCTGTCCCCGGTAAACGGCCAGCCCATCGCCGAGTTTCCCCGCTCAGACGCCGCCGACATCGACAAGGCGCTGGACGCCGCCCACGCCGCAGCCGACGCCTGGGGCAAGACTAGCGTGCAAGCGCGTTCGCTGGTCCTGCTGCAGATTGCCGATCGTATCGAGCAGAACCTAGAAATGCTCGCCATCACCGAAACCTGGGACAACGGCAAGGCGGTGCGCGAAACCCTGAACGCCGACATCCCGCTGGCCGCCGATCACTTCCGCTACTTCGCCGGCTGCATTCGCGCCCAGGAAGGCACCGCCGCCGAGATCGACGAGCACACCGCCGCTTACCATTTCCACGAACCGCTGGGCGTGGTCGGGCAGATCATTCCCTGGAACTTCCCCATTCTCATGGCCGCCTGGAAGCTCGCCCCTGCGCTGGCCGCGGGCAACTGCGTCGTGCTCAAGCCCGCCGAGCAAACCCCGTTGGGCATCGCCGTGCTGATGGAGGTGATCGGCGACCTGCTGCCCCCGGGCGTGCTCAATATCGTGCAGGGTTATGGCCGGGAAGCCGGCGAGGCCCTGGCCAGCAGCAAGCGCATCGCCAAGATCGCCTTCACCGGTTCCACCCCGGTGGGCTCGCACATCATGAAGCGCGCCGCCGAGAGCATCATCCCGAGCACCGTCGAGCTGGGCGGCAAGAGCCCGAATATTTACTTCGAAGACATCATGCAGGCCGAGCCGACCTTCATCGAGAAAGCCGCCGAAGGGCTGGTGCTGGGCTTCTTCAACCAGGGTGAGGTGTGCACCTGTCCGTCGCGGGCGCTGGTGCAGGAGTCGATCTACGGGCCGTTTATGGAAGCGGTGATGAAGAAGGTCTCGCAGATCAAGCGCGGCGACCCGCTGGACACCGACACCATGGTCGGCGCCCAGGCCAGCCAGCAGCAGTTCGACAAGATCATGTCCTACCTGGAAATCGCCAAGCAGGAAGGTGCCGAGGTTCTCACCGGCGGCGCGGCGGAGAAGCTGGAAGGCTCGCTCGCCACCGGCTATTACATCCAGCCGACGCTGCTCAGGGGCACGAACAAGATGCGCGTATTCCAGGAGGAAATCTTTGGCCCGGTGATCGGCGTAACCACCTTCAAGGATGAAGCCGAAGCACTGGCCATCGCCAACGACACCGAGTACGGACTGGGTGCCGGCGTCTGGACCCGCGACATCAACCGCGCTTATCGCATGGGCCGGGCGATCAAGGCCGGACGCGTCTGGACCAACTGCT